One segment of Stegostoma tigrinum isolate sSteTig4 chromosome 26, sSteTig4.hap1, whole genome shotgun sequence DNA contains the following:
- the triap1 gene encoding TP53-regulated inhibitor of apoptosis 1 isoform X1, translated as MRGQSDKNVSRKRPGDKIAGGERKRKAITLEEKLDVIKRFERNERTCDIVRVTGIKESTLRTIRDNAEKIKASYIAGTSLSASKSMRSRTKELEEMERLLSVWIEDQMKKQSGTTFLSIKEKALSIYEDLTKKAENPADVPAFSASSGWFAGFKNRYAFHNIKLCGKAANADAEHAMAFPAIVKLIDEEGHCEDLSTADLQQLVAEREVEAGDEVEVVQDAAPQELSTSVLSSILREIQKQLRLLEDTDYNAERSRVAVRGIRSYLAPYEKLLHEQRERANQQKLNVFSKPTPKKQLESNEPQSSTSGLTIFHPKPATTTAPESGDDDDPQSLH; from the coding sequence ATGCGAGGACAAAGTGACAAGAATGTTAGCAGGAAGCGtcctggtgataaaattgcaggtggtgaacGTAAGAGAAAGGCTATAACACTGGAAGAGAAGCTAGATGTTATAAAGCGTTTTGAGCGTAATGAGAGAACATGCGATATAGTTCGTGTAACAGGAATAAAGGAGTCCACCTTACGCACCATTAGAGACAATGCCGAAAAAATCAAAGCAAGTTAtattgctggaacaagtctgAGCGCTAGCAAATCTATGAGGTCACGGACAAAGGAGCTTGAGGAGATGGAGCGCCTTCTAAGTGTATGGATAGAAGATCAAATGAAAAAGCAATCTGGGACCACTTTTCTCAGCATAAAAGAGAAagccttatcaatttatgaagatttaacaaaaaaagctgaaaatcctgcagatgtgcctgcatttagtgctagcagtggctggtttgctggttttaagaacCGCTATGCTTTTCATAACATAAAGTTATGTGGCAAAGCTGCCAATGCAGACGCGGAGCATGCAATGGCATTTCCTGCCATAGTAAAATTAATTGACGAAGAAGGCCACTGTGAAGatctctctacagctgatctacaacaacttgtcgctgagcgggaagtggaagctggagatgaagttGAAGTAGTtcaggatgcagcaccacaagagctttccacttctgttttgtcttcaatCCTGAGGGAAATTCAGAAACAGTTGCGACTCTTAGAGGATACCGATTATAATGCAGAACGCAGCAGGGTTGCAGTTCGTGGAATAAGgtcttatttggcaccctatgaaaAGCTTCTTCATGAACAGAGAGAAAGGGCAAACCAACAAAAACTGAATGTCTTTTCtaagccaacccccaagaaacagttggaaagCAATGAACCACAGTcgtccacttctggattaactatttttcaccctaaacctgcaaccacaactgcacctgaaagTGGTGACGATGAtgaccctcagtccctgcattaa